A stretch of the Leguminivora glycinivorella isolate SPB_JAAS2020 chromosome 2, LegGlyc_1.1, whole genome shotgun sequence genome encodes the following:
- the LOC125242304 gene encoding uncharacterized protein LOC125242304 has translation MFRLTIILSVAGCITAESWFSRNSAATDSQIRFAIENKYDHTGPGAQGPEYAYKTYKHLDEAILAYMNDPDTHLPEHEKHRAIYHFTQPAYYPPSNSINHVERLPRYQPKTVDEYTGYKPQPPQTPDIDFATYNPQGIDHNVVTDYTGWKPYEVTGHRKPIDDPSYYKPRPSEITLNYPKEHTKLGFKTINSEVRPVHAKSPAHLADPAHEYDPHPQYSFSYGVHDKGTGDSKSAHETRDGGTVRGYYTFMDADGKQRTVHYTADDKRGFRANVQRTHTNKQ, from the exons ATAATTCTCTCAGTAGCGGGATGCATCACTGCAGAAAGCTGGTTTTCGAGAAATTCAGCAGCCACCGATTCTCAAATTCGCTTCGCGATAGAAAACAAATACGACCACACGGGCCCCGGAGCACAAGGGCCTGAATATGCGTACAAAACCTACAAACATCTAGACGAAGCTATACTGGCCTATATGAACGACCCAGATACACATCTTCCAGAACATGAAAAACACAGAGCAATTTATCACTTCACACAACCGGCCTATTATCCTCCATCAAATAGCATTAATCATGTGGAACGTCTTCCTAGATATCAACCGAAAACGGTCGATGAATACACTGGGTACAAACCACAACCACCACAAACCCCCGACATTGATTTCGCTACTTATAATCCTCAAGGAATAGACCATAATGTTGTCACTGACTACACAGGCTGGAAACCATACGAGGTCACAGGCCACAGAAAGCCGATTGACGATCCCTCCTACTATAAACCAAGACCTAGTGAAATAACTTTGAATTACCCAAAAGAGCACACCAAGCTTGGGTTTAAAACGATAAACAGTGAGGTTCGCCCGGTGCATGCGAAGTCGCCAGCACATTTAGCAGACCCTGCGCATGAGTACGACCCGCATCCTCAATATTCCTTCTCTTACGGAGTTCAT GACAAAGGCACCGGTGACTCTAAGTCAGCTCACGAGACGCGTGACGGCGGCACCGTACGCGGCTACTACACATTCATGGACGCGGACGGCAAGCAGCGTACTGTCCACTACACTGCTGATGACAAACGAGGGTTCAGAGCTAATGTGCAGCGCACTCATACGAACAAGCAATAG